Proteins co-encoded in one Hyla sarda isolate aHylSar1 chromosome 4, aHylSar1.hap1, whole genome shotgun sequence genomic window:
- the TXNRD1 gene encoding thioredoxin reductase 1, cytoplasmic isoform X2, translating to MGTELPNVFVKESCIGGYTDVLQLSKDGLFQKLLEGKHDKPKEDAYDYDLIVIGGGSGGLAASKEAAQYGKRVLVLDYVKPSPLGTTWGLGGTCVNVGCIPKKLMHQAALLRQFLKDSSKYGWQIEDNVQHNWDIMTESIQNYIGSLNWNYRVALMQNKVKYENGYGEFVEPHKIKSTNSKGKVKYFTAEKFLIATGERPRYLGIPGDKEYCITSDDLFSLPYCPGKTLVVGASYVALECAGFLAGLGLDVTVMVRSILLRGFDQQIAEKIGEHMEEHGVKFIKHFVPTKIEQIEAGTPGKLNITSQSTDGSEIMEEYNTVILAIGRDACTRTIGLDIPGVKINEKTGKIPVNDEEQTNVPYIYAIGDVLEGMLELTPVAIQAGRLLARRLYGNSRIKCDYINVPTTVFTPLEYGTCGLSEENAILKYGEENIEVYHSYFWPLEWTVPGRDNNKCYAKVICNIKDSERVVGFHVLAPNAGEITQGFAAAIKCGLTKEQLDSTIGIHPVCAEIFTTLSVTKRSGGSIMQAGC from the exons ATGGGGACGGAATTACCCAATGTGTTTGTGAAGGAAAGCTGTATAGGAGGTTACACTGATGTTTTACAG TTGTCCAAAGATGGTTTGTTCCAGAAATTGTTAGAAGGCAAACATGATAAACCCAAGGAGGATGCCTATGACTATGATTTGATAGTTATTGGTGGAGGATCAGGAGGTCTAGCAGCTTCCAAG GAGGCTGCACAGTATGGTAAGAGGGTGCTCGTACTGGATTATGTCAAGCCTTCACCTTTAGGAACCACATGGG GCCTTGGAGGAACGTGTGTCAATGTAGGCTGTATACCCAAAAAATTGATGCATCAGGCAGCTCTGCTTAGGCAATTTCTGAAAGATTCCAGCAAATATGGATGGCAGATTGAAGATAATG TACAACATAACTGGGACATTATGACAGAATCTATCCAGAATTACATTGGCTCTCTGAACTGGAACTACAGGGTGGCACTAATGCAAAACAAAGTGAAATATGAAAATGGCTATGGAGAGTTTGTGGAACCACACAAGATAAAG TCAaccaattcaaaaggaaaagtgaAGTATTTTACAGCAGAAAAATTCCTCATAGCTACCGGAGAAAGACCACGTTACCTTGGTATACCTGGTGACAAGGAATACTGCATTACAAG TGATGACCTCTTCTCCCTGCCCTACTGCCCTGGAAAGACGCTGGTGGTTGGTGCATCCTATGTTGCACTGGAGTGTGCGGGATTCCTGGCAGGACTGGGGCTGGATGTTACGGTCATGGTGCGTTCAATTCTCTTGAGAGGTTTTGACCAACAAATTGCTGAGAAGATTGGAGAACACATGGAGGAGCATGGAGTGAAGTTTATCAAACACTTTGTGCCAACAAAG ATAGAGCAGATAGAAGCAGGGACACCTGGGAAATTGAACATTACATCTCAGTCAACTGATGGTTCAGAGATTATGGAAGAATATAACACC gttatactagcTATTGGCAGAGATGCATGCACGAGGACCATTGGTCTGGATATACCTGGAGTAAAGATCAATGAAAA AACAGGAAAAATTCCAGTTAATGATGAAGAGCAGACAAATGTACCTTACATCTATGCGATTGGGGACGTACTGGAAGGCATGTTAGAACTGACCCCAGTAGCTATCCAGGCAGGACGCTTACTAGCCAGAAGACTATATGGAAACTCAAGAATAAAG TGCGACTATATAAATGTGCCAACAACCGTATTTACTCCTTTGGAATATGGTACCTGTGGTTTATCTGAGGAAAATGCCATTTTGAAGTATGGAGAGGAAAATATAGAG GTTTACCACAGTTATTTCTGGCCTCTGGAATGGACGGTTCCAGGAAGAGACAACAACAAGTGTTATGCAAAAGTCATCTGCAACATAAAAGACAGT GAAAGAGTGGTGGGTTTCCATGTTCTTGCCCCTAATGCTGGAGAAATTACACAAGGGTTTGCAGCTGCCATAAAGTGTGGTCTCACCAAAGAACAATTGGACAGTACAATAGGAATACATCCAGTATGTGCAGAG ATATTCACCACCCTAAGCGTGACAAAGCGGTCTGGAGGAAGCATTATGCAGGCTGGATGCTGA